CGCCGGATCAATTTAAAGCCTACGCCGCGATCTTCCAGAACCATCAGCGCTTCCGGTACCCTGCTTTCAAGTACGTCTACCTGGGGTTCAACCTGCGTCTTCCTCTCTTTCAGGACCTCCGGGTCCGGCAAGCGCTGTCTTATGCGATTGACCGCGACAGCATCGTCAAAGGAATCGTCCTGGGGCTTGGCCAGCCCCTGTCCGGCCCTTTCCCTGTGACCTCCTGGGCTTACGACCACAGCGTCCCCGACCCGTCTTACTCGCTGGGAAAAGCCCGGGCCCTTCTGGCGGAAGCCGGATGGAAACCGGATTCGCGCGGCCAGCTCACGAAGGATGGAAAACCGTTTACGTTTACATTAATGACCAACCAGGGGAACAAGGTCCGCGAGTTGTGCTCGGAAGTCATTCAGCAGCAGTTAGCGAAAATCGGGATCAAAATGGAGATTCGAATTATCGAGTGGTCCACGTTCATCCGGGAGTATCTCGACAAGAAGAATTTTGATGCCATCGTTATGGGCTGGCAGTTGGGGCGTGATCCGGACAACTACGCGATGTGGCATTCGTCCCAGCAGAAGGAAGGGCAGTACAACTTCTGCAGTTATTCAAATCCCCTGGTGGACCGGCTGCTGGTCGATGGACGGCAGACCTTCGATCCCGTCAAACGCGAAGCTATTTACCACCACATCCATCGTCAAATTGCCAAGGATCTGCCTTATATTTTCCTGTACTGTCCCGACGAGTTGATCGCCATTCATAAGCGGTTCCAGGGCCCCCTAGTCGCCCCGCTCGGGCTGGCTTGGAATTTCCGGGAGTGGTTCGTTCCGAAGAACGAACAACGATATCCGACGGTGCTTGCGCCATGATGGCCTATATCGTCAAGCGGCTGATCCACATGATCCCGACCTTGATCGGGATCTCCCTGATCAGTTTCTTCCTCATGCAGTTGGCTCCGGGCGGTCCCGTGGACCAAATGGCGGATCTGAACCCGCACGTCACGCCGGAGATGAAAACCCGCATCCGTCACGATATGGGGCTGGACCGGCCGATCGTGATCCAATACGCGGTCTGGCTGGGGCGTCTGGCCCGGTTTGATTTCGGGAAGTCGTACAGTGATCAGCGCCCTGTCTTAAAGAAAATCGCCGAACGGTTACCGGCAACGGTCCTGCTGAACGTCCTGGCGCTTAGCCTGATGCTGCTGATCGCCATCCCGATCGGTTTCTTTTCCGCTATCCGGGCCAATACCTGGCTGGATAAAGCCATGACCGTTTTTGTTTTTATCGGGTTTTCACTGCCCGCTTACGCCCTGGCGCTCGGTTTAATGATCCTCTTCGGTTTGAAACTGGGCTGGTTGCCCATCTCTGGACTGGCCACGATTACCTTCGTGCCGACGTCGCTCTGGATCCGTTGTGCCGATGTGGCCCTGCACCTGATCCTGCCGGTTTTCGTATTGGCGTTGACCAGCCTGGCGGGGCTGTCCCGGTATATGCGCAGCAGTATGCTGGAAGTCATCCATCAGGATTACATTCGGGCGGCGCAGGCCAAGGGATTGACGTTCTGGAGGGTCTTCGGGGTTCATGCGGCCCGCAACGCCATGATCCCTCTATTGACTCTCTTCGGCCTCATGGTGCCGGATCTGATCGGCGGCGGCGTGATCATCGAGACCATCTTCGCCTACCCGGGCATGGGCCGGCTAGGGTATGAGGCGATCATGACGCGGGACTATAACCTCATCATGGCGATCACCGTTATTTCGGCGCTGCTGACGGTCCTTGGAAATTTCATGGCGGATGTCCTGTATGCTTATGCGGACCCGAGGATCCGTTATCGGTGACAATTATTTCGTCATCCCCCACGGCCACTGGTGGGGGATCCAGAGAGCCATTATGAGTGGATTCCCCGCCAGAGACTGCGGGGAATGACGAATTGAGGAAGCTATGCTGAAAATCTATCTCGAGCGTTTTAAGCAGAACCGGCTGGCGATGGCGGGTTTCAGCGTCATCGCGCTCCTGGCGCTTCTGGCGCTCCTGGCGCCATGGATTCGGCCGGTGGATCCTTTTGCGCAGGATCTTATGGCCCGGCTTCAGGGGCCGTCGTGGGCGCACTGGATGGGAACGGATGATCTGGGGCGGGATGTCTTCTCCCGGCTGCTGCTCGGGACACGGATTTCGTTATCGGTTGGATTTGTGGCGGTCGGGATTTCCGTGTTTGTGGGAACGCTGTTGGGGCTTACGGCGGGGTTCCTGGGAGGCAAAGTGGACACGCTGATCATGCGCGTGGTCGATGTGATGCTTTCGATCCCCACACTGTTTCTAATTCTGGCTGTTCTGGCTTTTCTGGGACCCAACATCTACAACGTCATGGCCATCATCGGGCTGACGTCCTGGCCGGGGTTAACGCGTCTGGTTCGTGGAGAGTGCCTGTCGGTCAGGGAGCGGGAGTACATTCACGCCGCCCACCTGCTGGGGATGCCGATGGGACGGCTGTTATTCGTGCATCTGTTGCCGAACGTGGTGGCGCCGATCCTCGTCAGCGCCACGCTCGGTGTCGGCGGAGCGGTGTTGACCGAGTCGGCCTTGTCCTTTCTGGGGTTAGGGGTGCAGCCTCCGATGCCGTCGTGGGGAAATGTGCTCAGCATCGGCCGCGATTATCTGCACATCGCCTGGTGGCTCTCGTTGTTCCCGTCTCTGGCGATCCTGGTCACGGTTCTGGCGTTTAACCTGTTGGGAGAAGGGCTTCGAGACGTTCTGGACCCGAGGACTTAAGCATGCTGACCATTGAACACGTAAGCGTGACGTATCAACGCCGGGGTCAAATGATCCCAGCGGTGAGGGATGTCTCCTTGTCCGTTCAACCGGGAGAAGCGGTGGGGGTAGTGGGGGAATCCGGCAGCGGCAAAAGCACTCTGGCCCTGGCGATTTTACGGCTGATTCGGCCGAATGAAGGACGCATTACGCAGGGCCGGATCTTTTTCCAGGGACAGGATCTGCTGACGCTTCCTGAAGAGACGATGCGGCGTGTTCGCGGGAGACAAATCGCCATGATTTTTCAGGATCCCTTCACATCCCTGAATCCGGTGCTGCGCATTCATGAGCAGATGGCGGAAGTGCTCCGGGCACACGGGGAAGCGTGTACCGCCTCGCTTCTGGCGGAGTCTCTTGAAAAAGTCCAGCTCGATCCGGGGCGCGTTTTGGCCGCCTATCCACATCAGCTTTCCGGGGGCCAGCGTCAGCGGGTGATGATCGCCTCGGCCCTGTTGGGGCGTCCGCAGCTGCTTTTAGCGGATGAGCCAACCACCGCGCTGGATGTGTTGGTTCAAAAAGAGATCCTGGAATTACTCTTTTCGCTGCAGCGGGCCACTGGCATCGGTCTTGTTTTCATCTCCCATCACCTGGCGCTCGTGGCTTCCTATTCCCAGCGGATGATCGTGATGAAAGAGGGGGAAATTGTGGAAGAGGGGCCGTCTCAAATCTTGTTCCAGCGGCCTGGCCATCCGTACACCAAGTCTCTTGTGCAGGCGGTGCCTCGGATGCCAGTCTAGGAACTCCCTCGCCCGCCTTTGGCGGGAGAGGGTGGGGGTGAAGGCAGAAGGCTGTGCCCTCATCCCCGCCTTCTCCCGGCACGATGGCCGGGAGAAGGGATTGTAAATGGTGTGGCATATTATTCGAACGGAGTCTTTATTGATATATTTAGCTCAATGCCTCTCTTAGAAGTTCGTCATCTTTCCAAAACGTTTCCGGTCGAAGGCGGAGTTTTCCGCCGGCGGGTGGGGTCTGTCCAGGCGCTGCAGGATGTCTCTTTTCAGATCGAACCAGGGGAAACATTAGCCTTGGTGGGGGGGTCGGGCTGCGGGAAGTCGACTTTAGCCAAAATCCTGGTGGGATGGCTTAGCCCGGATGCCGGAACCCTGTTATGGAACGGTCAGCTTCTCGATACCCAAAGCCGGCGTCAACGGGCGCATCTGATGCAGATGATTTTTCAGGACCCCTATGCATCCTTGAACCCGAAGCTTTCGATCGAAACCCAGTTGGCGGAGGCGGTTCGTCTGACGGAACCGGATTTGGCCGCCGCGGGGATTCACCGCCGCTGCATCGAACTGCTGGAAGCGGTCCGTCTCCCCGGCGATACGTTGAATCATTATCCATTCCAGTTTTCCGGCGGACAGCGGCAGCGGATCGCGATTGCCCGCGCGCTGGCGATGCGTCCGACGCTACTTATTGCGGATGAGCCGCTATCCGCCCTGGATGTGTCGGTCCAGGCGCAAATCCTGGATCTTTTCCGGAACCTCAAGGAAGCATTGGGTTTGACCATGCTTTTTATTACCCATGATCTGGCGGTCGCCGCCAACAGCGCCGACCGTATCGTGGTTCTGCAGGAGGGGCGGTTGGTCGAAGAAGGCGTTCTTCGTGATGTGCTTCGCCAGCCCCGTCACACCTATACGCAGGCCTTACTCAAGGCCGTTCCCTCGTTCCCATGCTGACGCTGTCCGAACTGCTGGAGCGACAGGCACACCGAAGACCCAAAGCAACGGTTTTGTCTTTGAAAAACCATCACACCACTTATGGGGAGCTTCAATCGCAGGTGGAGAAATGGGCTTCGGTGCTGCATTCGCGAGGAATTCGGGCCGGAGATGCGTATGGAATTATTCTGCGCAACTCGCCGGAGTTCGTGATCACGTTTTTTGCATTGGCGCGCCTCGGTGCCCGCGCGGTTCCCGTTAATTTCCTGCTCAAGCCGGATGAGATCGCTTACATTTTTGCCGATGCCGGCGTGGTCGGAGTTGTAACGCAGCCCTCATTCCTGCCGAACGTGCTGGTGGCTCAGAAACAACTCCCCGGGCTGCGCGATGTCGTCGTTACCGGGGAGGGTGGCGAGGGAGGGGTGTCTTTCAATCAGTTGCAGGAAGCGGTTAAGCCCGTTCAGGATTTACCTAAGAATACCGATCCGAACGCCATCGCCATGATTATCTACACCTCCGGCACAACCGGCAAACCCAAGGGTGCCATGCTGAGTCACCGCAATTTCCTGGTGAATGTCGAACAATGTGCCGGGATGGTGCGTTTGTATCAAAAAGACGTGTTTTTGTGCCTTTTGCCGATGTTTCATTCCTTTGCCTGGACCGTCTGCGTTCTGCTCCCTATTTCTCTGGGATGTTGCATCGTCGTGGTCGAGTCCATCCAGCCTTTTGGCAACACGGTGAAACGAATCCTGCGCCATCGGGTGACCATTTTAGTCGCTGTTCCGCCGATTTATGCCGCTCTGCTGCGCGTTCCTTTTTGGCGTCCTTTGAAGATTATCCTTCCGCTGCGTCTGTGCATTTCCGGAGCCGCTCCCCTTCCGATGACGGTGCATCAGAAATTTGAAGCGAAATTTGGCATCCCCTTGCTGGAAGGCTATGGTTTAACCGAGACCAGCCCTGTCGTGACGATTAATCCGGAGGACCAGCGTTTCCCGGGTTCGGTGGGCAGACCCCTTCCGGGAGTGGAGATCCATATCGTGGATGAGAGGGGGCAAACCGTTCCTGCAGGTGAAGTCGGGGAGATCTGCGTTCGGGGCGAGAATGTGATGAAAGGGTATTATCATCAAGACGAGGCCACACGCGAGGCGTTTCTCGATGACGCGCATCAATGGCTTCGCACAGGGGATGTCGGATACCTGGATTCGTCAGGATATCTCTACATCTCGGATCGCAAGAAGGATTTGATTATCGTGAAAGGATTAAACGTCTATCCCAAGGAAGTGGAAGATCTCCTTTTAACCCATCCGGCCGTTCAGGAAGCGGCGGTGGTGGGTTTCCGGCATGGCACAGGAGATGAGTGGATCAAAGCGTTTGTGACGTTGAAAGACGGGGGTCCCGTCGACAAACATGTCCTGCTGAAATATTGCCGTTCGAAACTGGCGTCTTACAAGTGCCCTCGTGATCTGGAAATCCGGCCCGAGCTCCCTAAGAATACCCTTGGAAAAGTGTTGAAGCGTGCGCTTCGTGCCGAGAATCCTTAGAAATAGATTCTTGTACAGTCGTCATCCTCGGCGGTCACTGGCCGGGGATCCATCATTGATGTTAGATCCCCCGCCAACGACCGCGGGGGATGACGGAGAAAAATGAATCCTCTGCTCTTTCAAGCGCTTCAATCGGTTTCCCGTCGCGGGAATCGTTCTCTTTTCCTGGTGGGAGGGCCGCCGCGCGATCTCCTTCTGAACCTTCCTTGTCATGACTGGGACCTCGTTGGATCCAAGGCCCGTTCCGCCGCCCAGGCGTTGGCCCGCCGGTTAAAGGCCCGGTTTATCGTTCTGGACGAGGCGTTTCAGATTTACCGGGTCGTGTGGCGTTCCTCTGAAGATGCACGGCCGATCATTATCGATTTTGCCGAGCTTCAAGGTGGATCCATCGAGAAAGACCTTGCCCGCCGCGATTTTACGATCAATGCGATGGCTCTTCCGATTTCTTCTTTTGGGAAAGTCCCGTTGGAGGAGCATCTCATCGATCCTTTTGGGGGACAGCGTGATTTGAAACACCGCGTCCTGCGGGCGGTGTCCAAAAAGGCTTTTAAGGAAGACCCTTTGCGGCTTCTGCGGGCGTTCCGGTTCAGCGCTCAGTTTAATCTCTCCATCGCACCCGAAACTGCGCGCTGGATAAAAACGTTTTGCAAGCCAATTCAGGCCCGATACCTGGGTGTGGCGCCGGAACGTGTTCGAGAGGAACTGCTCAGGCTGCTGAGCCAGCGGATAGCCGGAGCGACATTGAGGGTCATGGAACGGTATGGGCTGTTACGAAACCTGTTCCCTGAAATGGAGCCCGGCCGACGGACCGCGGTGCGTTATTATGGCTCCGGGGGAGTTTTAAAACACGCGCTACAAACCGTGTCTCATCTTGATTGGATTCTCGATCAGATCCAGGCACAACGGTTCACCCGTCTCTTCAAAACGCCTGAGGTTTCAGCAGGGGTACAGACCTATTTAGCGGAATCCATCGGCGGATTCCCACGCAGCGCTTGGTTGAAACTCGCGGGATTCCTGCATGACATCGGAAAGCCTGCTACGGCCCGGATGAAGAACGGAAGGCTCCGCTTTTTTGGTCATGAGGAAGTCGGGGCCGCACTGGCTCGAAAAGTGATGGAAGGTTTGCGGACCAGTCGCCAGGAAGTCCAGGTGGTCCGCGGATGGATCCGGAACCATATGCGGCTCGGCAATCTCGCCGCTTCCCCGCGAGTGACGGATAAAGCCATCGCGCGGTTTTTCAGGGATTTGAACGGGGAAGGGGTGGGAATGATATTGGTTTCCCTAGCCGATCATTACGGTTACTTGGCGCGGCCCCGGTGGGGGAAAGCCAAAGATCCGGTGGAACGACTGGCGGCGTACCTGTGGCAATCGTATTTTATGCAGCGAGAAAAGCTTCAACCGCCTCGTCTGATTGACGGGACGATTCTGATGCGCCGTCTCCGTCTGAAGCCGGGTCCACTCATCGGAAGGTTGTTGGAGGAAATCCAGGACGCCCAATTGGAGGGGAAAGTTCACACGGTTCAGGAGGCCGTGGCCTTCGCGAAAAAACGCTTACCACATCTTCGTACCCTCACCCCTCGCCCCTCTCCCTCAACAAGGAGAGGGGAATAATACCTGTATCGTCAGTCGTTTTGCTTAAGTGCCCTCTCCCTGCTGAGGGAGACCACGGGGCTTCCGCAATTTCTTATAGCGCCCCGAGTCCCGTGTCGTTGCGGGAGGGTAGGGTGAGGGTAAAAGCGTTACTGGAGGAGGGCCTGGATCTTGGCCCAGGCGCGGTCCCAATCGATCGGTTTGAGGATATAGGCCTGGGCTCCTACCGAAAATCCTCTTTCGACATCTCCCATCTTATCCTTTGCCGTCAACAAGGCCAGCGGAATCATCTGGGTGGCTTTGTTATCTCTCAGACTTTGTAAAAGCGTAAATCCGTCGATTCCCGGCATGGAAATATCCGAAAGGACCAGATCCGGTTTCCGGGTCTCCGCCAAGTGGTGAGCTTCTGCGGGATCCTCGGTACAGATGACATTCAACCCCTTCATCTTTAGGAATTTTTCTACCGCCAGAAGGATGAAAGGGTCGTCATCGACTACAAGGACGGTTTTAGCCATGGAAATCGTTGGAACCTATGTCCCTAACAACGGGGCGAGTTTCGGCCAGGCGGTGTCCCACTCAATTGGTTTTAAGAGATACGCTTGGGCACCGGAGGCGAACCCTTGCTCAACGTCTGCCATTTTATCACTTGCGGTTAAGAGAACAACCGGGATTTGGCTGGTGTTTGAATTGTCGCGCAGTTCTTTGAGAAGGGTAAAGCCATCAATCGCAGGCATGGCGATGTCCGAGATGATCAAATCGGGATGTTCTTTTTCAGCTAAAACATAGGCGGTTTCCGGATCGGTTGTCGAAAGAATGCGAAACCCTTTTCCTTTCAAATGTCTTGAAAGGATGTCCAGAATAAAGGGATCGTCATCTACGATCAGGATGGTTTTGGGTGGCATGCTGGAGGGTACCCGAAATCAAGCCGGATTGCAAGCCAAAAACACAAAAATCACAACAAATTATATCCATTGAACAATGCGAAAACTTGGTCTAAAATCAACGGGTATGGACAATTCGGTGCTTCCAAAAATCACCAAGGTCCTCATTGTTGAGGATGAGCCGACTCAAATGCAACTCACACGCCGGGCGCTCGAGAGCCACGGAACATTTGAGCTGTCCTTTGCTCAAAACGCCCAGGAAGCTTTCCAGCGCTTATCTGTAGAGGTTCCGGATATCGTTCTGATGGATCTGGGCCTGCCGGATTGCGATGGGCTGGATGTGACCCGGCGGTTGAAGGAAAATGAACGCACTCGGTGGCTTCCGGTGATCATCCTGACCGGCCGTTCGACGGTGGTCGACAAGATCACCGGCCTGGAGGTGGGCGCGGACGATTATTTGACGAAACCCTTTGATCCGGGGGAACTCGTGGCGCGGGT
The sequence above is drawn from the Elusimicrobiota bacterium genome and encodes:
- a CDS encoding response regulator transcription factor, with protein sequence MDNSVLPKITKVLIVEDEPTQMQLTRRALESHGTFELSFAQNAQEAFQRLSVEVPDIVLMDLGLPDCDGLDVTRRLKENERTRWLPVIILTGRSTVVDKITGLEVGADDYLTKPFDPGELVARVRAVLRRKQSLGPVTDFDQGGFKISADRRQVWLNGNAVPMTPKEFDLLLMMVNKRGAVITREEIGQVIWGKSAEESARTLDTHIWRLRSKLGEFADRIETVGKNGYRFNSGA
- a CDS encoding long-chain fatty acid--CoA ligase yields the protein MLTLSELLERQAHRRPKATVLSLKNHHTTYGELQSQVEKWASVLHSRGIRAGDAYGIILRNSPEFVITFFALARLGARAVPVNFLLKPDEIAYIFADAGVVGVVTQPSFLPNVLVAQKQLPGLRDVVVTGEGGEGGVSFNQLQEAVKPVQDLPKNTDPNAIAMIIYTSGTTGKPKGAMLSHRNFLVNVEQCAGMVRLYQKDVFLCLLPMFHSFAWTVCVLLPISLGCCIVVVESIQPFGNTVKRILRHRVTILVAVPPIYAALLRVPFWRPLKIILPLRLCISGAAPLPMTVHQKFEAKFGIPLLEGYGLTETSPVVTINPEDQRFPGSVGRPLPGVEIHIVDERGQTVPAGEVGEICVRGENVMKGYYHQDEATREAFLDDAHQWLRTGDVGYLDSSGYLYISDRKKDLIIVKGLNVYPKEVEDLLLTHPAVQEAAVVGFRHGTGDEWIKAFVTLKDGGPVDKHVLLKYCRSKLASYKCPRDLEIRPELPKNTLGKVLKRALRAENP
- a CDS encoding ABC transporter substrate-binding protein, producing the protein PDQFKAYAAIFQNHQRFRYPAFKYVYLGFNLRLPLFQDLRVRQALSYAIDRDSIVKGIVLGLGQPLSGPFPVTSWAYDHSVPDPSYSLGKARALLAEAGWKPDSRGQLTKDGKPFTFTLMTNQGNKVRELCSEVIQQQLAKIGIKMEIRIIEWSTFIREYLDKKNFDAIVMGWQLGRDPDNYAMWHSSQQKEGQYNFCSYSNPLVDRLLVDGRQTFDPVKREAIYHHIHRQIAKDLPYIFLYCPDELIAIHKRFQGPLVAPLGLAWNFREWFVPKNEQRYPTVLAP
- a CDS encoding ATP-binding cassette domain-containing protein → MPLLEVRHLSKTFPVEGGVFRRRVGSVQALQDVSFQIEPGETLALVGGSGCGKSTLAKILVGWLSPDAGTLLWNGQLLDTQSRRQRAHLMQMIFQDPYASLNPKLSIETQLAEAVRLTEPDLAAAGIHRRCIELLEAVRLPGDTLNHYPFQFSGGQRQRIAIARALAMRPTLLIADEPLSALDVSVQAQILDLFRNLKEALGLTMLFITHDLAVAANSADRIVVLQEGRLVEEGVLRDVLRQPRHTYTQALLKAVPSFPC
- a CDS encoding HDIG domain-containing metalloprotein, which encodes MNPLLFQALQSVSRRGNRSLFLVGGPPRDLLLNLPCHDWDLVGSKARSAAQALARRLKARFIVLDEAFQIYRVVWRSSEDARPIIIDFAELQGGSIEKDLARRDFTINAMALPISSFGKVPLEEHLIDPFGGQRDLKHRVLRAVSKKAFKEDPLRLLRAFRFSAQFNLSIAPETARWIKTFCKPIQARYLGVAPERVREELLRLLSQRIAGATLRVMERYGLLRNLFPEMEPGRRTAVRYYGSGGVLKHALQTVSHLDWILDQIQAQRFTRLFKTPEVSAGVQTYLAESIGGFPRSAWLKLAGFLHDIGKPATARMKNGRLRFFGHEEVGAALARKVMEGLRTSRQEVQVVRGWIRNHMRLGNLAASPRVTDKAIARFFRDLNGEGVGMILVSLADHYGYLARPRWGKAKDPVERLAAYLWQSYFMQREKLQPPRLIDGTILMRRLRLKPGPLIGRLLEEIQDAQLEGKVHTVQEAVAFAKKRLPHLRTLTPRPSPSTRRGE
- a CDS encoding ABC transporter ATP-binding protein, which produces MLTIEHVSVTYQRRGQMIPAVRDVSLSVQPGEAVGVVGESGSGKSTLALAILRLIRPNEGRITQGRIFFQGQDLLTLPEETMRRVRGRQIAMIFQDPFTSLNPVLRIHEQMAEVLRAHGEACTASLLAESLEKVQLDPGRVLAAYPHQLSGGQRQRVMIASALLGRPQLLLADEPTTALDVLVQKEILELLFSLQRATGIGLVFISHHLALVASYSQRMIVMKEGEIVEEGPSQILFQRPGHPYTKSLVQAVPRMPV
- a CDS encoding response regulator, which codes for MPPKTILIVDDDPFILDILSRHLKGKGFRILSTTDPETAYVLAEKEHPDLIISDIAMPAIDGFTLLKELRDNSNTSQIPVVLLTASDKMADVEQGFASGAQAYLLKPIEWDTAWPKLAPLLGT
- a CDS encoding ABC transporter permease, producing MMAYIVKRLIHMIPTLIGISLISFFLMQLAPGGPVDQMADLNPHVTPEMKTRIRHDMGLDRPIVIQYAVWLGRLARFDFGKSYSDQRPVLKKIAERLPATVLLNVLALSLMLLIAIPIGFFSAIRANTWLDKAMTVFVFIGFSLPAYALALGLMILFGLKLGWLPISGLATITFVPTSLWIRCADVALHLILPVFVLALTSLAGLSRYMRSSMLEVIHQDYIRAAQAKGLTFWRVFGVHAARNAMIPLLTLFGLMVPDLIGGGVIIETIFAYPGMGRLGYEAIMTRDYNLIMAITVISALLTVLGNFMADVLYAYADPRIRYR
- a CDS encoding response regulator; its protein translation is MAKTVLVVDDDPFILLAVEKFLKMKGLNVICTEDPAEAHHLAETRKPDLVLSDISMPGIDGFTLLQSLRDNKATQMIPLALLTAKDKMGDVERGFSVGAQAYILKPIDWDRAWAKIQALLQ
- a CDS encoding ABC transporter permease, with the protein product MLKIYLERFKQNRLAMAGFSVIALLALLALLAPWIRPVDPFAQDLMARLQGPSWAHWMGTDDLGRDVFSRLLLGTRISLSVGFVAVGISVFVGTLLGLTAGFLGGKVDTLIMRVVDVMLSIPTLFLILAVLAFLGPNIYNVMAIIGLTSWPGLTRLVRGECLSVREREYIHAAHLLGMPMGRLLFVHLLPNVVAPILVSATLGVGGAVLTESALSFLGLGVQPPMPSWGNVLSIGRDYLHIAWWLSLFPSLAILVTVLAFNLLGEGLRDVLDPRT